A region of the Gouania willdenowi chromosome 1, fGouWil2.1, whole genome shotgun sequence genome:
ACTATTAACCCTTGCACCACAGTAACAGAACCCAGGCTGCACTAACTGACTCTGTATCAGCTTGCTTTTAGTGAAGGATCCATGACAGATCcggaaaaagaaaagatatgTAACTATAGGCTGTCGAACAGATGGCGCCGTCTTGGTCTCGCTGCATTTGAGCAGGTTCGCTCCAGAGCAGGGGGTTCACTGGTGACTCAGCTGCTAGTCGATGGGTGGCTCTGGGGGCTGTCTTTGATCACTCTGGAAACAAGGAGAAACTTGGAGTTAATCTCATTGCATATTGGATTGCCTTACGTGTGAAATACgctgtacaaataaatttgccttgcctcgACTCAAATGTATAACATTCTAGCGTTTTAATGTTCTTACACAGAAATAAGTAAAGGTTATGGGGGTTTCAGTGAATAAGAAGGCAAAACACACAGTACTCTAAtgctaaacatttaaaaacaacttttttttaataaacgtTTTCTTTCTCCTACTACGtagattaaaaatgacacacTAAAGGTGCAGAGCTAAATGTTTGCTCACTTAGTTTGTGCTCCCACGACTTCACAAAATGAGTGGTCATTTTAAAATAGACTAACTTGACATCTCAGTGACGCACTGAGGGATCTGGTCGAAGGTCACGGTATCAAAATATGTGCGAAAAATGGAGGCACGAGAGATAGAGGaactttcaacaatttcaggcACTAGAAAGTGCAACAATTAACAGAATTTTGTCAATAGTTTCTGCAAAGTGAAAAGATGAACTTGTAGCACTTTGATGTGCAAAATTGGACCAAAGGAAACTGACTGTTCCTTCAAAGCAAGAGCAGATATCAGCTGCTGAACATGAAAATCAACGAGCTCTTTTTAGAAAGCTAGAAACTGCCTGACCTTCGTGATAGATGAGTGAGGGGACAGTGACAGAGCCTGCTTCTGGCCCCTGtatatagaccccttaatggcccacgtcaTGAGTGACATCACAACTCTAGCTgaaggcaaaaacaggaaacgccgctggctaaagactgtggaggctagtaatgttacagctttagaatgtcgtcttgttgtgtgtttgggtgccagaataggaggaataacaTTAGTGGACGTatattaaagttttataggattccagaCCCAGCTGACACTCatgctcagaaaaaacaaagacatttctGGTTTTGCcaccaggctaagccccgcccaacaaaatacatcacaatgtttacaaataatcaaagggtctattggAGGAAGTCACAAGAGAACAAGGAGCttcaaaaatgtggaaaagtcaGCGTTTAGGTGAATACCAATGTGACTACCAATCCATCATAAAAAATTATTACCATTTTTGTCCACATTTCAAGTTTTTAGGATCTAGTCTTTCAGTGAGGAACGAATATAATACGAACAGTGGATTATATGCATCTCAGTGATCTCATCATATTGTAATCACAagcatttataataatttttttttaaaaacctagAAACTAAAAAACAACACCTATTTTTAGGATCTGTAATAACACAGTAAACAGTTTAAATCATATAGACTGTGTACTGACATATCCTTTGTTTGTAATTATGACTGACTTAGCTGTTCAGACATGGGATTTAATAGAAACTGActtaaatcaataaatgaaaacagaaagtgaaaatatacaGTAGCATGTACAAAAGCTCATTCATTCCTATGTAAATAATTATATCCACAGAGGTTAACATGACAACACGGGTGCAGAGGAGAGTATTCTTCTTCTCTTATTGTATGAAACACACAGGAGGAAAATAAGGTCAACCTTGAATCTCGTCTATGGTGCAAATTGTTTACCATCAGATAAGCTCCTAGTCTACAGTGGAAAAGAGGTACAAAGGGTACTGACATTGTGGGCTCTACTGGGTTTCCCTGGTGGACGGTTGCCCCTCAGACTGGATGGACGCAGCAGAAACAGAACGAGGGCCACCACCACCCATCCCATAAGGATCATGGGGAGAGTCAGGTCACCTGCTCCGCCCACCTGACCATTGGGACCTGGCACTGGATACAGAGGGAACACTCACACGATCAAGTGATCTGGATTGCAGGACAGATTTCATAAACACATACTAAGAACTAGTGGGTGATGATACATACAATTCTGAGGGCACTCTATATCTGTGCAGTACGACTGGGATTGCCTGAGCTGAAACAAGattacagaaacaacaaagCATAGGATTATTCACTTTTTATCTGGAATGATTCATGTATAAAccacacaacaaaacaacatcTCAAACCTAAACCTCGATTCTTGAAGGTATAAGGGTGTGGTCGTATTTAGAGATTTTAAGGTAATCTAGGTGGCATTTCAACATTTGTGtccaataactttttttttgttttgttcttttaaattCGGGAATAAAGGCTGGTTCTGGGATAACAGTGTCTGATAAGAGCAGCCACATTTTTGCTTAGAGTTCTCAAGTCTTTTGTGGACAAGGCAGGTGACATGAATTATAAACGACCCCCTTAAAATCTATAGTCCTATAAAGTGGAGGGATTTAACTTTATGTTGGAGCTATTTCAGAGTTAGGATCTGCATCAGGGAAATTGACTTAAACACAGGGTTATGTTTACCTGTGATTCTGTGCAGCAACAAAGTGATGAGCAAAGCAAGAAACAAGTACAGAAATGCATCATTTAATCaatcaaaatgaatgaatttatttgaaaatatttggCTTAAAGTGCATTTAGTTTTTGTAGGTTAATATATATTGCTGTGCAGTTTTTAAAACATaggtgatttatttttcaaacccTTTTGTAGGTCCAGAATTTAAACAGTCCGGTGGTGTCACGTTATCTAGACGCACTGTAATGTATCGTTCATATTTACACAGTCACGACCCATGCAAATTACTTCTCTGACGTGTCTTTGTTTACCAAAGCATCCTGTACAATTTTGAGCGTCAAGCTGTGTTGAGCTATTTGGACAACACCCTTCGATGCAGTAAGAAAATCAGGCAGCTCAGAGGGCGGCCTCAAGCTTTCAGCCAATTGCAACTTGCCATGCAAGTTTGCCTGGTGCACCGGCAGCCAATGAGAGGGTCTGTAGTCAACACTTAACAATCACAGGCAGCAATGCATATTACACTTAGAAATCTGTTCTATATTataactttaacacttttacaTTAAATAATTTCAGTTTCTAAATCTGACGGTTCAGCTGGTGTAATTCATCAGGATATAAAGTCTGAGCAGGAACCAGGATGTTTTGATTCAGTGTTCCTTATTATGACTCAACTTCCTTTCCTAAACACTGCAATTCACTTTTACACATAAGAATCTCATCCTGGACATGATCAACAGTTGTTTTCACTATATATGAGAACATCTCACTCTAATTATGTTAAATAGTCCACCACTTGGACATAAAGTCCCTTTGAAAAACTACTAAAAGTTTGTTACTCACCAGGTTGATGAGTCGCCTCATGGCGTACTCATGTGTGCAGATGCACTCACAGGGGTCGAAGCCTCCCTCTGCCATCTCCGAGCAGGTTGGAATCCTCCGAAAACAAGAGTGCTGTCAGCAAGTAGGGCATAAGCGTTGAAATAAGAGAAACCTAATGCTCCCTGTCCCAGTGGGAGGAGACTGAGTTAAGAACAGTCAGCAAACTGTGACACCTTATTATCATTGTGTGTCTCACAAAGACTAAGGATTTTAACTAATTCATGTTCTGTGTGTGCTGCTGGTCAAAGCAGGAAAACCGCttgaataaaaacaattcaATCAATCTTTACCTACATTTCCccaaataaaaatgactatcattattaataataataataataataataataataataataataataacaaaaaaacagtcaacatcccccgccataTTGgctgtcattataactcacaaccttttcctaaatgtcctaaatctaagaactaaAGTGTATACatgagaaaatattatcacatcagaatataaaattattaactACCTTAAACGGttttaagaaaagctgtccccattgaagatacctcgaacatagtaaagacaaacagaacaagggcaattattacgcacttctcattttcgaactccatcaaggcatacctgtcaagttttgatttcaaaataagggaaatattCTGGCGCCCACTGCGAGCCATCCCACCCgctcaaccaagctccagtatcccttatatcttaagataggtgtacaagaaatctaaaatagccacttactaaatacaattatgtgattacaatctggttggtcgacctttattaacattgaaatgctgtgaacattcctactagggctgggtgatatggaccaaaactcatttctcaattaattttctcaaaatagtgatatacaatataaatcttgatcttgatttatcaaataaagtctgaccaaaaaaatgctacacagggacatttattaacaaacagttgatcAATATGTGcgctcagaaatccatctaactgagctttagatgttgttctgagaagtaaaagcagcgactcctaaaactaatattttgtttcatatgatatattgtagttttctatcaccaaaatagaaaactcgataaatcttgaatctcgatatatcacccagccctaattcctaaattataaaacagcctaaattaaaaacataaatgtgtatatgaagcacatgtgtttattcaAGTCAACACaatgcatatttactgttaatttcacatggtttgtctttaagttagacattaacatgttattttcattatatattttctgataatttttcatgctcgctcatgtggttctctggtattcactaatgacttattatacacatttgttgcagactttacattctttaatactttttaaagcagtgtatatttgtggcgcttgtggttggatgatttttcatggtgacttacgtgttccttccgctgtggtaaaatctcagttattaatcttacagaacgtgtaactgtgtcacatcctgatgctCTTTAGAAAGaaactgtcacattttacaacatatttaaatgagttcttttttttttcttcgccAGCACGTCTTCATCTATACATCTCTCTTCTGAATTGTTTCCAGGTTTACTggcgctgtcggcactaatctcgcgagaactgccactcaggccatttcaggtggcagctctcgcgaggctagtgacagcgttcagtttagtaaggcatcttttaattattactacattaaaataccagatatttacgggaaaatactaatacgggaagatggcaggaaagaggggtaaaatacgtgAGTTTCCCAggcaaaacgggatacttgacaagTATGCATCAAGGTATTgctaccctgaagccacacactaaatttggttatcctatcttaaacggatTCTAAGAGAAGGTgttccctttgaagatacctcgaacagagtcaaaaaacgaaacaagggcaataactctcatttgtgaactccatcaaggtattgataccttgaagccacacaccaaatttggttatcataccttaaacagtttctgagaaaagctgtttcCTTTATCTTGGACGGACGCACAGACGAAGCTCAAACTAATGCTGCAACAACGAATCgacgtaattgataataatcGATTTACAAATGCATCGAGAACGAATTGCGTCATCGCTTCATCGTGTTGCACGACGACGTCTAGGGTAAGTGGCGAAAATTTGTTCGGTTTTAAGTGTGAAAGGTGGTTCCAGCTGCCCCTAGGTGCGCTGGAGGAGGCTTAGCAAGCAGAGATGTCTTAACTTAATGTCACTTACAATAGTCTGTGTAGATTTATCCTCCGCTGTCCCTTCAGAACTCACCACTGCCAAATGTATGAACATTTGTCATGGCTCTCTCTGGCATCTAGACGACAGCTTCACTGgccattatttatatttaaatgtattaatttaagttttcctgattatttaaaacaacataTAATTCCTTTCAGATCGTCATACAGTTTGCGTCATGCTGATCAACCATATCTTGTAGTCCCTAGAGTCAAAAAAGTAGTCGGtaaattttcattcaaatataaagCTCCATTTGACTGGAACATTCTTCCATTATCGATCCGCTCTCTAacctctctgtctctgtttaaaaatgctcttgTCCTCCATCTCCAGAATATCTGTCAGTGTTCTTGATTATAGGCTATGTAacctaaacctttttttattcatttaatctaatgaacgtttttactatcattagatagctactattaatgatatcactattattacttatttatttttgtataaaatatttactgttttgatcAATTGTTAAATGTATACTGTGTGAGTGtgggtgtgcatgtgtgtgtgtctatctatattttgttgtatttattatttttgaaatattgaattcttgtattgtctgctctgctgtatctgtcattttatgtaagttgaggaccccctcgaaaacaagatgttccatctcaaggggcatatcctccaataaataaataaataaataaataaatgtcaagcAGGAGAACCTTCACCTGTAAGTGATAACGTGTGGGACGAGtctgtgtgtcattgtgttctgCAATTACCGTTACATATTTTACACATCTTAAGTTTAGAGATGTTATATAAAACAAGTCTTGGTAACAGtttttaatttggatttaatgTTCATTTGTTATTGCTCTTAAATCTCAGGTCCCTTTATGCAACAAAAATACCTCTTTTTTATGCATACTAAAACCTTTTTATAATATagcatttatttgtgtgtttttatgttattaCAGATGTTTGACAAAGCAAAGCCATTCAAAAccgttttattatttatcattttatatcTTATCAGCTCTGGGACATTTCAACTGAGAACATGTTGTGCACTatttgtactgttttttttttaatctaatgttCTGTTATGTACCTTATTGTGAAGTTTAGAAACATTATAAGACAAGTCCTGGTAACAGTTTTTGATTTGgatttaatgtttgttgttattgctCTAAAATCTCAGGTCCCTTCAAGCAACAAAATACCTATTTTTTATGCACTAAATTATTTATGATTTGATATCTCATCAGCTCTGGGACATTTCATTTGAGACtttttgtattgttgtgttttttaactgTGATATTAAATAAAGAGATGGAagggaaaaacttttttttcctttattcccatttttaaaaatgttccctgTTATTCCGATTAATCGATTATAAAAAGTCAGATTAATCGATtactaaaataattgtttgttgcAGTActagctcaaacctatatctcccttccactttgtggtgggggataTTAATAGACGGTTACACAATGCTatatataattgactttgttaCACGCTCTACTCTAGATATTGTTGTGGAAAAATTGTGtctgatgaaataaaaaatgagtggAAGAGAATATGTATTTGTGGATTTATTCAGGATCCTGAAGGAACATGTTTTACAGAGACAGAAGTGTCTGTAAAAGTGAACAAAGAAAGTGAggttacatgtttcatgaagaGGGTTGGCCTTTTCAGCAAAACATGACATCAGTGTCCCTGGAGTACAAAAAGCCCATAGACTTCTATTTACACCTTTGAAAGGGAGTTTAGCTTGTTACAATTCAGTGAAAGGGGAGAAACCCACAGTTTTCTGCactatatataaaattattacaaCAAAATCGAAACATTTCCGTCACCAACAtcctttaatatttaaatgtaatgctTTTGTGTTTATACTCTTTAATTTTTAACTTCCTAGTTTATTTCTTACAGCTGCAAAAATGattattcataataaataatagcacctttaaaaaaaatgtggttaatcATAGATAGTCTCTATGTGTTAGCTCTTTGACATACTGGTGACCAGGCTGTGAACTGCCTCAAGTGGAAACTGGCCAGCTGGCAGATACATTACACTAAACTAATGCCACCAAGTATATTGGCCATCCACCTTATCAGTCCATCTGCAGTCGACCTGATAATACCGTGAAGGTACATCCTGTGTTTAATGTCTACAATGGCCAGTTTATGATGCATAATGAGGTATAAAACTCtaagtatatactgtaaaaaTTGTCTCTAAAATTAAAAGGTGACGGTTTCCAGTCAGCCcaatccttttcttttttgattgattttaagACGCAGCCTCTTGAAAGACTTtacatatctttatattttttttctttttcagaccATTTTGAATCTTAGttgatcattattattttttaactcgGAATGTTTCTTGAAcacatgaaaagaaaaaaattaattatcaaACTGAATTTTACTGCATTTATTAGTAGAAAAATGATTGTCACTTATTAGTGACCGGGTCTTGACTTTCCTTGTTCAGTCCTGTTCTGATCAAATTTAACATGCATTGTTTGAATGGCAATAAAACTATAGGTTACTTTCATatccccggttctatgagtaatatgagtgagtcTGAGAACAAAagcttgttttgtgtacttgaaGTAGTGTTATTAGAATATCTTTTAATTTTTGtgctctttaaaatgtgtaaaatttaATGTTTGGTAACTTTTGCACTATTTTGGATTACAGAACCTTTTCACTGTTTTTGCCATTTGCCTTATAGAGAACCTCTGTTACTTGAAGTACTGTTTACAATatccactttatttttttaagaatttttgtacttttgaggCACTATCCTTACTTCTGTTGTTCTTCTgcacaataaatgaataaaatacattatatctttgtttttttgttgttgttttgtaaaatcAATTTATCTTTGCTAA
Encoded here:
- the smim14 gene encoding small integral membrane protein 14; translation: MAEGGFDPCECICTHEYAMRRLINLLRQSQSYCTDIECPQNLPGPNGQVGGAGDLTLPMILMGWVVVALVLFLLRPSSLRGNRPPGKPSRAHNSDQRQPPEPPID